Proteins from a single region of Gordonia hongkongensis:
- a CDS encoding TerD family protein, with product MGVSLSKGGNVSLSKEAPGLTAVSVGLGWDIRSTTGTDFDLDASAIALGADKKVLSDQHFIFFNNLRSPDGSIEHTGDNLTGEGEGDDEVIKVDLAGVPPNVDSIVFPVSIYDADARSQSFGQVRNAFIRVVNQAGGAEIARYDLSEDASTETAMVFGELYRHGSEWKFRAVGQGYASGLAGIARDFGVNV from the coding sequence ATGGGCGTGAGCCTGAGCAAGGGCGGAAACGTTTCGCTGAGCAAGGAGGCTCCGGGCCTGACTGCGGTCTCCGTCGGCCTCGGCTGGGACATCCGAAGCACCACCGGTACCGACTTCGACCTCGACGCCAGCGCCATCGCGCTCGGCGCGGACAAGAAAGTCCTCTCCGACCAGCACTTCATCTTCTTCAACAACCTGCGTTCGCCCGACGGCTCGATCGAGCACACCGGCGACAACCTGACCGGTGAGGGCGAGGGCGACGACGAGGTCATCAAGGTCGACCTCGCGGGCGTTCCGCCGAACGTCGACTCCATCGTCTTCCCCGTCTCGATCTACGACGCGGATGCACGGTCGCAGTCGTTCGGCCAGGTCCGCAACGCGTTCATCCGCGTCGTCAACCAGGCCGGCGGCGCCGAGATCGCCCGCTACGACCTCAGCGAGGATGCCTCCACCGAGACCGCGATGGTTTTCGGTGAGCTGTACCGTCATGGGTCGGAGTGGAAGTTCCGCGCGGTCGGCCAGGGCTACGCCTCGGGTCTCGCGGGCATCGCCCGCGACTTCGGTGTGAACGTCTGA
- a CDS encoding AIM24 family protein, whose translation MSQLNTVWSPMNLPSDDNVPDNNYSFCIDLNQPWFMSKGAMIAYYGQMQFTALTQGLQGNMLQMVAQQFSAPLYLGDYVVAEGHGKLIIGDRGYDINAYDLEDGNLTIRAANLLAFQPNLSLNQSIVPGFLTLIGTGKFLASSNGPVMFVEPPVRVDPEALVGWSDCPSPSHHYDEAWVNGFIAAAGRRMGLNSGEERQFDFTGAGTVLVQSSEKVRDDSSVLRTIQGHLPGMSVPSLHQINQQITQQLGQQQG comes from the coding sequence ATGAGCCAACTCAACACCGTGTGGAGTCCGATGAACTTGCCGTCGGACGACAACGTGCCGGACAACAACTACTCCTTCTGCATCGACCTCAACCAGCCGTGGTTCATGTCCAAGGGCGCGATGATCGCCTACTACGGGCAGATGCAGTTCACCGCGCTGACCCAGGGTCTGCAGGGGAACATGCTGCAGATGGTGGCGCAGCAGTTCTCCGCCCCGCTGTACCTCGGTGACTACGTCGTCGCCGAGGGCCACGGCAAGCTGATCATCGGCGACCGCGGATACGACATCAACGCCTACGACCTCGAAGACGGCAACCTCACCATCCGGGCGGCCAATCTTCTTGCCTTCCAGCCGAACCTGTCGCTCAACCAGTCGATCGTGCCGGGGTTCCTGACGCTCATCGGCACCGGTAAGTTCCTCGCGTCGTCGAACGGCCCGGTGATGTTCGTCGAACCGCCGGTGCGCGTCGATCCCGAAGCGCTTGTCGGATGGTCGGATTGCCCGTCGCCCAGTCACCATTACGACGAGGCGTGGGTCAACGGTTTCATCGCGGCCGCGGGCCGGCGGATGGGGTTGAACTCGGGCGAGGAGCGCCAGTTCGACTTCACCGGCGCGGGAACGGTTCTCGTGCAGTCGAGCGAGAAGGTGCGCGACGACTCGTCGGTCCTGCGCACCATCCAGGGCCATCTCCCGGGCATGTCGGTGCCCAGCCTGCACCAGATCAACCAGCAGATCACCCAGCAACTAGGGCAGCAGCAGGGCTGA
- a CDS encoding PadR family transcriptional regulator, producing the protein MLELAILGLLLESPMHGYELRKRLTGLLGAFRAFSYGSLYPTLRRMQADGLIDEPETPLGVKVRRGRRVYQLTDAGRERFAELVADTGPQNYTDDGFGVHLAFFSRTPAVARMRILEGRRRQVEERREGLREIVGRSNRAVDRYTRQLHQLSLESSEREVRWLNELIAAESSQHDGSPDPFDGQFDDDLADGERSPFDPGRPTASTGRADDEHQDPDSTPSRDEQLDEPEQRKTPVAQRTTAMPREEGEPDHG; encoded by the coding sequence GTGCTCGAGTTGGCCATTCTCGGACTGCTTCTCGAATCCCCCATGCACGGCTATGAGCTGCGCAAGCGGCTCACCGGCCTGCTCGGCGCCTTCCGTGCGTTCTCGTACGGATCGCTCTACCCGACGCTGCGTCGCATGCAGGCCGACGGCCTCATCGACGAACCGGAGACGCCCCTGGGCGTGAAGGTGCGGCGAGGCCGGCGCGTCTACCAGCTCACCGACGCGGGCCGGGAACGGTTCGCGGAGCTGGTCGCCGACACCGGACCCCAGAACTACACCGACGACGGTTTCGGTGTGCATCTGGCGTTCTTCAGCCGCACCCCGGCGGTCGCGCGCATGCGCATCCTCGAGGGACGCCGGCGGCAGGTCGAGGAGCGTCGAGAAGGGTTGCGGGAGATCGTCGGGCGGTCCAACCGGGCCGTCGACCGGTACACCCGTCAGCTGCATCAGCTCAGCCTCGAATCCAGCGAACGCGAGGTCCGCTGGCTCAACGAGCTGATCGCGGCCGAGAGCTCCCAGCATGACGGGTCGCCAGACCCGTTCGACGGACAGTTCGACGACGACCTCGCCGACGGCGAACGGTCACCGTTCGATCCGGGGCGGCCCACGGCCTCCACCGGACGAGCCGATGACGAACATCAAGACCCGGACTCGACGCCGAGCCGGGACGAACAGCTCGACGAACCCGAGCAACGGAAAACACCGGTTGCGCAGCGAACGACTGCGATGCCGCGAGAAGAAGGAGAACCCGACCATGGGTGA
- a CDS encoding AIM24 family protein, translating to MQLVQRSKRVVEARLNNSSVRAISGSMVAYEGQVTFKSAGFGGGDGVLAGLKQRATGEALSLMEASGNGIVYFAHNAAETTVIELNNETLQVESEQLMVLNGNLQTNVTFAGLRGASSGQGLFTTTVSGHGQIALLSNGGPLIHLEVSPQYPLVVDPDAFVCARGQLSQSFVTDVSWRSALGQGGGEAFSLRWDGSGVVSIQPAER from the coding sequence ATGCAGTTGGTACAACGGTCCAAACGCGTGGTGGAAGCCAGGCTGAACAACTCCTCGGTCCGCGCGATCAGCGGGTCGATGGTCGCCTACGAGGGACAGGTCACCTTCAAATCGGCGGGCTTCGGCGGCGGCGACGGCGTGCTCGCGGGCCTGAAGCAGCGGGCCACCGGGGAGGCGCTGTCGCTCATGGAGGCCTCCGGCAACGGCATCGTGTACTTCGCGCACAACGCCGCCGAGACGACCGTCATCGAGCTCAACAACGAGACCCTGCAGGTGGAATCCGAGCAACTGATGGTGCTCAACGGCAACCTGCAGACCAACGTCACCTTCGCCGGCCTGCGCGGAGCGTCGTCGGGTCAGGGTCTGTTCACCACGACGGTGAGCGGCCACGGGCAGATCGCACTGTTGTCCAACGGCGGCCCGCTCATCCACCTCGAGGTGTCACCGCAGTATCCGCTCGTGGTCGACCCGGACGCGTTCGTCTGCGCCCGCGGCCAGTTGAGTCAGTCCTTCGTCACCGATGTCTCCTGGCGGTCGGCGCTGGGACAGGGTGGCGGAGAGGCGTTCTCGTTGCGCTGGGATGGCAGCGGCGTCGTGTCGATCCAGCCGGCCGAGCGGTGA
- a CDS encoding inositol-3-phosphate synthase, with protein MGEPNKVRVAIVGVGNCASSLVQGVQYYKDADESSTVPGLMHVKFGPYHVRDVEFVAAFDVDAKKVGFDLSDAIFASENNTIKIADVPPTGVTVQRGHTLDGLGKYYLETITEADGSGVDIVQALKDNEVDVLVSYLPVGSEQADKFYAQCCIDAGVAFVNALPVFIASDPEWAQKFADAGVPIVGDDIKSQVGATITHRVMAKLFEDRGVTLDRTYQLNVGGNMDFKNMLERERLESKKVSKTQAVTSNLNGPLAGKIADKNVHIGPSDHVEWLDDRKWAYVRLEGRAFGDVPLNLEYKLEVWDSPNSAGIIIDAVRAAKIAKDRGIGGPVIPASAYLMKSPPKQLADDVARQQLEEFIIEA; from the coding sequence ATGGGTGAGCCCAATAAGGTGCGCGTTGCCATTGTGGGCGTAGGAAACTGCGCTTCATCCCTGGTGCAGGGCGTGCAGTACTACAAGGACGCCGACGAGAGCTCCACCGTTCCCGGCCTCATGCACGTGAAGTTCGGCCCCTACCACGTCCGCGACGTCGAGTTCGTCGCCGCGTTCGACGTCGACGCCAAGAAGGTCGGCTTCGACCTGTCCGACGCGATCTTCGCGAGCGAGAACAACACCATCAAGATCGCCGACGTGCCGCCGACCGGCGTCACCGTCCAGCGCGGCCACACTCTCGACGGCCTCGGCAAGTACTACCTCGAGACCATCACCGAGGCCGACGGCTCCGGTGTCGACATCGTCCAGGCCCTCAAGGACAACGAGGTCGACGTCCTCGTCAGCTACCTCCCGGTCGGGTCCGAGCAGGCCGACAAGTTCTACGCCCAGTGCTGCATCGACGCGGGCGTCGCGTTCGTCAACGCCCTGCCGGTGTTCATCGCCTCGGACCCCGAGTGGGCCCAGAAGTTCGCCGACGCCGGTGTCCCGATCGTCGGCGACGACATCAAGAGCCAGGTCGGCGCCACCATCACCCACCGTGTGATGGCGAAGCTGTTCGAGGATCGCGGCGTCACCCTCGACCGCACCTACCAGCTCAACGTCGGCGGCAACATGGACTTCAAGAACATGCTCGAGCGTGAGCGTCTGGAGTCGAAGAAGGTCTCCAAGACCCAGGCCGTCACCTCCAACCTGAACGGTCCGCTGGCCGGCAAGATCGCCGACAAGAACGTCCACATCGGCCCGTCGGACCACGTCGAGTGGCTCGACGACCGCAAGTGGGCCTACGTCCGCCTCGAGGGTCGCGCCTTCGGCGACGTGCCTTTGAACCTGGAGTACAAGCTCGAGGTCTGGGACTCCCCCAACTCGGCCGGCATCATCATCGACGCCGTACGCGCCGCCAAGATCGCCAAGGACCGCGGTATCGGCGGACCGGTCATCCCGGCCTCGGCCTATCTGATGAAGTCCCCGCCGAAGCAGCTCGCCGACGACGTCGCGCGTCAGCAGCTCGAGGAGTTCATCATCGAGGCCTGA
- a CDS encoding DUF5318 family protein, producing MQRQIVDYALQRRARLSSVHAGRTAVAEVCDASPYLLRAAKFHGRPSTTMCPICRKEQVTLVSWVFGDRLGQVSGSARSNEEIARLATTAEEFSVHVVEVCRTCSWNHLVQSYVAGLPPQTTRRSRRVAK from the coding sequence GTGCAACGCCAGATCGTCGACTACGCCCTGCAGCGGCGCGCTCGGCTGTCCTCGGTCCACGCGGGCCGGACCGCCGTTGCCGAGGTCTGCGATGCGAGCCCGTATCTCCTGCGCGCCGCGAAATTCCATGGTCGGCCCAGCACCACGATGTGCCCGATCTGCCGAAAAGAGCAGGTCACGCTGGTGTCCTGGGTGTTCGGCGACCGCCTCGGTCAGGTGAGTGGGTCGGCGCGCAGCAACGAGGAGATCGCCCGGCTCGCGACGACCGCCGAGGAGTTCTCGGTGCACGTGGTCGAGGTGTGCCGGACCTGCAGTTGGAACCATCTGGTCCAGTCGTACGTTGCCGGGCTGCCGCCGCAGACCACGCGTCGCTCCCGACGCGTGGCCAAGTAG
- a CDS encoding AIM24 family protein — MFTKVNSKVVSVDIGGTGPVVARRGAMLFYKGNVHFQPHQIAGAGGMGGGMPGLGGMGGMAGRMLAGEHESTMIAQGHGEVHYGFLGIEVHVVDLAAVGGTIRVEASRLLAYAANLQASVVSVASQGGGGGGGGGLFGALRSAAAGAVTGQGMFTTQLSGPGSAVLLGHGGVFELEVSPAKPPVTVDPQAFVGSAGQVNTSLRSAMSWRNVGRTGGEAMQLECSGQGIVYVQASEEKL, encoded by the coding sequence ATGTTCACCAAGGTCAACAGCAAGGTCGTCTCCGTCGACATCGGCGGTACCGGGCCGGTCGTCGCGCGACGCGGGGCGATGCTCTTCTACAAGGGCAACGTGCATTTCCAGCCCCACCAGATCGCGGGGGCCGGCGGTATGGGCGGCGGGATGCCGGGACTGGGCGGCATGGGCGGGATGGCCGGCCGGATGCTCGCCGGCGAGCACGAGTCGACGATGATCGCGCAGGGGCACGGCGAGGTGCACTACGGCTTCCTCGGCATCGAGGTGCACGTCGTGGATCTCGCAGCGGTCGGCGGCACGATCCGGGTCGAGGCGTCGCGGCTGCTCGCCTACGCGGCCAACCTGCAGGCCTCCGTCGTCTCGGTCGCCTCACAGGGCGGCGGTGGCGGCGGTGGTGGCGGCCTGTTCGGTGCATTGCGGTCCGCTGCTGCCGGAGCCGTCACCGGTCAGGGCATGTTCACGACGCAGCTGTCGGGTCCGGGTTCGGCGGTGCTGCTCGGGCACGGCGGGGTCTTCGAGCTCGAGGTGTCCCCGGCCAAGCCGCCGGTGACCGTCGACCCGCAGGCGTTCGTCGGGTCGGCCGGTCAGGTCAACACCAGCCTGCGGTCGGCGATGAGCTGGCGCAACGTAGGCCGAACCGGCGGTGAGGCAATGCAATTGGAGTGCTCCGGACAGGGCATCGTGTACGTGCAGGCATCGGAGGAGAAACTATGA
- a CDS encoding DUF475 domain-containing protein translates to MVVRIFGLSVVVTIVSLIIAFLYGGVEALILTAILGVFEISLSFDNAVINATILRRMSEFWQKIFLTIGILIAVFGMRLVFPLVIVWLASGLNPVEALDLALNPPPNDAAYFPNGDPSYETIITDAHPQIAAFGGMFLLMLFLGFVFEQKELTWLTWIERPLEKIGKLEMLEVVIAMTLLVLTATYIAAPDERSTVMIAGSLGMITYILVNGLGEYFNVETAEDDEAAEPGTDAAEKAAIEKTNGKSGPSDLAKATGKAGFFLFLYLEVLDASFSFDGVIGAFAITADPIIIALGLGLIGAMFVRSLTVYLVRKGTLSEYVYLEHGAHWAIGALAFILLYSIGTHVPEIITGLIGVALIIAALISSIVRRNRLAAKGEEEKVNI, encoded by the coding sequence GTGGTAGTAAGAATTTTCGGCCTCTCGGTCGTCGTGACGATCGTGTCGCTGATCATCGCTTTCCTCTATGGCGGCGTCGAAGCGCTGATCCTGACCGCCATCCTCGGCGTCTTCGAGATCTCGCTCTCCTTCGACAACGCGGTCATCAATGCCACGATCCTCCGCCGGATGAGCGAGTTCTGGCAGAAGATCTTCCTCACCATCGGCATCCTGATTGCCGTCTTCGGTATGCGACTGGTGTTCCCGCTGGTCATCGTGTGGCTCGCGTCGGGTCTCAACCCGGTTGAGGCGCTCGACCTCGCACTGAACCCGCCGCCCAACGATGCGGCCTACTTCCCCAACGGCGATCCCAGCTACGAGACGATCATCACCGACGCCCACCCGCAGATCGCGGCCTTCGGCGGCATGTTCCTGCTGATGCTGTTCCTCGGCTTCGTCTTCGAGCAGAAGGAGCTCACGTGGCTGACCTGGATCGAGCGGCCGCTCGAGAAGATCGGCAAGCTGGAGATGCTCGAGGTCGTCATCGCCATGACGCTTCTCGTCCTCACTGCGACCTACATCGCCGCGCCCGACGAGCGGTCGACGGTCATGATCGCCGGCTCACTCGGCATGATCACCTACATCCTGGTCAACGGCCTCGGCGAGTACTTCAACGTCGAGACCGCGGAAGATGACGAAGCGGCCGAGCCCGGCACCGACGCCGCGGAGAAAGCGGCAATCGAGAAGACCAACGGAAAGTCGGGACCGTCGGACCTGGCCAAGGCGACAGGCAAGGCCGGCTTCTTCCTGTTCCTCTACCTCGAGGTGCTCGATGCGTCGTTTTCCTTCGACGGCGTCATCGGCGCGTTCGCCATCACGGCGGATCCGATCATCATCGCCCTCGGCCTCGGCCTCATCGGTGCGATGTTCGTCCGTTCGCTCACCGTCTACTTGGTGCGCAAGGGCACGCTGTCGGAGTATGTGTACCTCGAGCACGGAGCGCACTGGGCGATCGGCGCGCTGGCGTTCATCCTGCTGTACTCCATCGGCACCCACGTCCCCGAGATCATCACCGGCCTGATCGGTGTCGCGCTGATCATCGCCGCACTGATCTCCAGCATCGTGCGTCGAAACCGCCTCGCGGCGAAGGGCGAAGAGGAGAAGGTCAACATCTGA